The genomic window CAAACCTTGAACCCAACCATAAGGGTGGAGGAGCTGCATTGCCGTCTCTAGGTCCCAAGCATGGGCGGGGATGCCGTGGATGGAGAGGTTGACTCTGTATGGTAGGGAGCGCCCGGTTGCATGCGCAAGCCGCGACCAAGGCTTGACAAGGAGGCTGAACTAAGGAGTGTACACCGGCTGCCCGCTGTTGACCACAATCCCAACAACCTGTTCATCCGGCAGCAGAAGCAGATAATCCTCCGGCCTTGAATGGTGAATGGACAGCATGTCAGTGTCTAGGTTGAACCTAGCTGTGATTGCGGTGAGAGCATCTTGTGGCGAGACCACTGACCGGTTGCCTATCACAGTCACAAAAACTGCGCGACGCAGATCAATCTCGGCAATGTCGATGTTGCTGGAGCGGTGAATCACGCAGAAGGGCACCCGAACAATGGGATCCCTAGAGATTGGACCAACTGTGCCACCGGTGAACGCATCAGAAGGGTCCAGGGAGGCTGACACACGGCCATCACCAGAACCAAAAGGTGAAGGTGGGGTAGTCAACGCCGAAGAAGAACGACGACGCAGCGGACGACGATGCTTGCGAGCACCACGTCCACCACAATCCCCTTGACCAACTGGCTGCGAGGGACACCCAGATGGCACCGCAACGCCGAAAGAGGGAGACGGGGCCTGCAGAGGCGCAGCCGAGATCCGACGCCAGACAAAGGTGTTTCCCAACGGCTGGGGCAGCAGGTGCCATGGAGGATGACGTAACACATCGACGTGGGCATTCCACCAACCGATAACCAAGAGACTGACAGCGAAAGCAATGAGCTTGCAAGCGGCGGCCCGGTGATCCGCCGCGAAGCAATTGATGCACTTCCCCCTGAGATCAGCAGGCATAGGGCGTCGCGGCCGTCGAGGGGGATGAAGGCGCTACCTCTTCTCTTCTTGCCAACCATCTTCAGCCACCCATCGGCATCAGGGCCGTTGTCCACGATGAGAGTCTGGAGAACCTTCGAGCAAACGGGATGGCCGGTGACCGGAGACACAGGGGCACGAAGTGATGCCAAGGTGACAACAAATGGATGCTGGGAGACCGAGGCAAGCAGCGGAGCCCTTCCCTTGATGACGATATCCCAGAAAGAGAGCCGCGGTGAGGTGTTAGGACGTCGCGCTGATGATGGGTTGTCGTCCAACCAACAGAGTTCCTTGGAATGGCCCACCAGAACGAAAGGCGGTGCTGACAGCGAaagctgggggggggggggacactcAAAGGGAGGAAGGGGAGGCCGACTTGCGGGAGGGAGGGACGGCCAGGGGAGAGGTCGCCGGGTCAGGAGCAGAACTTGGTGCGCAGCTGGCGGAGGGATACGAAGCgttgggagggagggaggggagggggcggAGGAGTAGATTTACCGGGTAGATCTGTGGATTTTAGGTGGGGATTTGTGGGGTTTTAGCTAGATCTGGGTGGGGAGCGGAGGATCGCTGTGGAGGCAGACGAGTCGCCAGAGGCTCCCATCTGTCAGACCCTTCCTTTTTCAAGAACCAAAAACTTAGCATTTTTCCAAACTACAATGTTCTCATCAGAATCACACCTGCAGATAGAAGTTGCATCGTCATGCTCAGATTTGTACCATATAGTTGGCGAGACCTACTGGGTCGCTACAAGATGCGACAGTAAGGCATTTCAGGGGTAATCAACGCTAACTTGGCTGGATATTTGTATTATTAGGGTTTATCAGTTTTCCTACATCAAACTAAAGCTAAAGTACTTAGAGTATTGCACTACCCTATGGCTTAAATATTAACACATAATGTGCTCTTTCAGGAGGCGTCTTGAAGGGACAAGAATTACCACTCAAAATATGTAAGTTGCCTGGACATTTTTCATTGCTCTATCGCTATACTCTGTTGCTATCCCGCTTACTTGTGTTAATGGTATCGCAGGGGTAAGACAGGATTTGACTTTGCAATACGAACACCTTGTACACCATCTAGATGGGAGGAGTACGATGAAGAAATGACTGCAGCCTGGGAGGTACAGTTTAGATTTATTTTAACTTTATTGCTTATGATCTATCGAGTTTTACTAGGTATTTTTGAGAATGTTTGATACTGGAAGTATTTACTGAATATGATATTCTGCAACTGGAGAATACCAGATTGCTTCCAAATCTGTTGTGATAGCCTGTTCAAACACATTTTTTGGAGCCTCGGTACCTCGAACAGTTGCAATAGAACGAGCTTGTCCACACGAGCGTTTAGACTTCTATAATAATACATATAGTCTGAGATGAACCTAAGGCTGTAAGGCATGTGTGATCTGCAGGCCATTTGTGAAGCATATTGCAATGACACAAACCCCACACGTGACCCTGCTACGCTTGATGCTGTGAAGGATGCGATATTGCGCATGACGTATTACTGGTAATGGTCGCAACTTCTCCTCTTTGTCTCCACACCAACAAAATGGTTCCAATCAATCTGGGTTGTCTTGCAGGTACAACTTCATGCCTCTTTCAAGAGGTTCGGCTGTTGTTGGTTATGTGGTGTTGCTCGGTTTGTTTCTGGCAGCAAACATGGATGCTACTGCTAGCATTCCACCAGGGATCCAAGTTGATTGGGAGGCGATACTGTCTCCGGATCCCGACACATTTGTTGACGCCGTCAAGCCTTGGCTGTACCCATCCATTAAAATAAGCAGGAGCTTGAAAGATTTCACTGATGTCAGCTGCGCATTCAGCACAACAGGATCTGTTGTAGCGGCCCTAACTTCTGTTGACCCATAGGTTGAGAGTTATTCGAACAAATGTTATAGGTTGGTTCCTTTGTTAGCGTCTTTGTTTCACCATACCCCAACTTTGCCTAGATTGTCGAAATTCTTACAGTTTGCTTCAATTTGTGTGCTTCAGAGTCGTATACAAGTGTGCTGTAATGTTGTATCTTGAACAATAAGATTATGCATTTTGTAATGTTGGAACAAGGTTTTTGTTATAAGCACGAATAATTCATGAAACGTTTTTTTGCAAATGAACTCAGCAGCGGTATCCCATTGCTATGCATGAAAATGTTCGCTGTAAGTGTTTTGGCATCTGTCTTGTTGCAAAATGCATGCGATTCGTTTTCGACAAATGAACGAAGCGCCCGTGCTTGTACTTGTATCTGGCGTAGGAAGCATGCGTCAGTTTCGTTTTCTTTAAGCACTGCTGTTCTGAGTTATGCTGGTTTTTGAATTACTAGAATTGAACCCTTGGATATATCAGTTCTTCACACGTATATGATCAAACTATGAACTGATGAAGGTCAAAATTGTTTGTTGGAGCTACAGAAGTGATATGCACACCAGAGATCGGTCGATATACATGCTGAAGCTATACGTAAATAACGACGGTGAATTCGTCTGAAGAGAATTCATCAGGAGtcgagaattttttttgaagctCTTGTTTTGGACGGGAATCATGTTGTTATTCAAGGACGATTGCATTTAGTTCTTGCTCAACGTAATCAATTCATGATGGAATGCTGAACGAATATAACATGCAACATCACAACGAATATATCTTGTTTGTTTTCTGTTTCTAGTTCTGATTCTGTTGCTGCTAGAAATCTGAAGAAACTTCATAGAAACCAACAGTCTATTtataaaagcagttttttagataaaacaaaaacacaatttaaaaaaaaacctaaaaataaaagctaaaacaaaccgACCATCACATGATCtctctctgaattttttttatctagatctcTCTTCTCGTTCTACCACCCACCGCCACAGCTCCTCACGTGCTCCGCGCCGTCGCCGGCTCCATCCGTTGCCACGGCTCCCTGCGCCTCATCTGCTGCCGCGGCTCCCTGCCTCCTCTATGCCTCCTCTACGCTGTCTGCCAAGCAGCTCCTTCGCCCTTTACCCGACCCGCGTCGCCTTCTTCCCAGTCAGACCGGTCGTGTGCGTGGTCGTCTTCCTCATGGCCAAGAAGAGCAGAGGCAGCTACGCCGCAAGCTTCTCCGTGGATCCTCAACTCCGGGCGGCAGCCGCGCGAGCTCAACCCCACCGTTGATCTGCCACCATAGCGCTCCTCCGACCTAGCCAACCGCAACACCAGCTTGTCTTCTCGTCGGTGAGCCTCACACATGCCTACTCCCTCTACCTCCTCTGTAGCTCGCGCACGCCGTAACCTAGCGCCACCAAGTTGCCATTGCCGTCTCTGCAGCTGCTCCAGCTGTCACCAAGCTATGCAATTGTTATTTACTTTGCCTTAAGTATTACAAGAATAAGCTTTCTGATCGTAGAGTTTTTAGTGTTTAGTCTTCAATTGTAATTCAACATTTTAGCTCTTTTTATATGCTATCGATGTTTGTTTCCTGGAATGAAAGGTAATTTGACACGTCCAAACATATGTTCGAAATGAGGAAGATAGTAGATGAGACCATGTAGAAAGATTTCTGTTTGAATTAATGTGTGCAATTTCACTATGCCATTCTTAGATTAAAAGCTGATTTTAGGATTTAGTATTGTTTCTTTTAGTAGGAAGTCCTTGCATCGTATATTTACATTCTGGCCCTAATTATGAAAGGTTATTCTCTTATGGATTCTTTATCTACCAAGCAACTCAGTACATATAAGATTTCGACATAGGAAATTATTGTGTGAGGTGCTCCTTAGTTTCACAGTGGTATTCATTTTGGAAGAGATAAGAAGCATAACCCCTAGCCGTATATTAGAATTTctactttttttatttgtttgttatCAATTTGGCTTGTGTGGTAGAAGAATAACTGTTTTTTTTATCGCTGTCTTGTTCTTTTTCGAATAAAAATGTTGTGGACCCTTAGGTAGAGCTATCTCTAAGCACTGAATATTTTTACTATAGAAAAAAAGCCTTTGTTCAAATATATGATTGTAGCCGAATGAATTCTTCCATCTTGTCTTGTGATCCAAATGATTAAAAATGGTGTGGAGCCTTAGGTACAACAATTGTATGACTATCATTTCTTGTTTAGTTGAGGTTACTTTCGAGTTCATTGACTGTGAGGAACTGTTTTGTTTTTTAACTTCGAAAATTATTTCTTGTATAGCTAGCGATGTCCTCCCATAATTATGAGAAGTTGCTTTGCTCTTTGCCTCTGAATATTAGAAGTATCTGTTTGATCAACATATTGCATCACAATGATGTTTACGTTACATTATTAAAGGCACACACAACTTGATGTAGACCATGTAATAGGCAGGTTCAGTGACTTGGAGATGACATTTTACATACATATTGTTGTCTTTTTGTATGTAGATCTTGTTCGATTGTGcttaaacatatttcttttggaATTGGTGGTTCTCTAATAGTAGCCTTCTGCAGTTTTGCATTTCTTCCCAGAACGAGCATTATTTTGAGATATCATTGGTCACCTTGGGTGATTTGATTTTCCATGACCCCTTTTACTTTAGCTATTGTATCTCAAGCATATCTTTGATTGCCAATTGCCATTGTAGAGAAAAAATGGATCTTTGGTATTTTCTATTTAGGGCAATAGTTCACTTGAGGTTTTAACGGAGATGCCAACTGCCAAATGGCAGGGGCAAGATAAAAAATGGGAAATTTCAGGTTCATGTTTTTAGTTTAACTTTGGTTGCCACTTTTGTTTTTAGAGTTAGATTACTTTCTTTATTTCATATTACTACAAAAACAGATGAAAATAGATATTATTGGCATGCACTTGCCTACTTTGGTCACCATAGCAAGATCATGTTGTCTACCCAGTTGACCATTTCAATTTTGCATGGCacatttcttcattttttgtaTGCATGTGATTGTTAGATGGCTTGGTAGACGTGTACAATAATAGGCTCAAATCAAGGATCAGTTTAGTTGAGCATGATTGACAATCATATGGTACATAATTTACGTTTTACCTATCGGGAAAATTATCATGTCAAGGAAAGGACAAACAAACATGCACATGAAATTAGTATTATCAAATGATATGAAAACATccctttttttcctcttcctaTGATCTGTTGCAGAATGACAAAAATTAGCTGATTGATGTTTTCTTTGCACCCCAATTCAGCAAGCCGCTGGTACTCAAATATGAAGGAAGGTGCGTCAAGGCTGTCCCCAAAAGGACATCCGAAGCATCGAGTTGGGCAAGTGCTCTTCTTTGCCGTTTGTGTCATTATTCACTTTCGTTCCAATACAAAGTTATAGGATGTTTATGGGCGTCATGTAGGGAGTGGATGCAGATTTACGAGACATTGGTATGATAGTTTTTATCATTTATAGTATGAGTTTTTTTTCCCTGCTAGTTACATTCCTGCAACTATGGATTACAATTTTTATCTATAAGTAATTATTATTCTATATGGATAGCATTTGGTTGCTAGACTCCTAAACCTAAGCTGCACTTCATTTCTCAGTTCTTCCTTGGCCATGTGAAGTGGGCATTGTGAATGTacaatttttatgattttttcagGTTGTTGGCTCCTTTGTTATTGGGGACTAAGAGCATATTGAGATGCAAATAGGCCATGCCTATTGAGAGTGATCCCAACTATGTTAACTAGACTATTTAGTTTGCCATACTATGACATAGTGCCACTGCTAGTATTGATGTAATATATCTTCCTCTCATTTGTATCAACATGGATTAAATATTTGTGTTGCAAAATCCATTTAAGTTTCTATCTTTCTTCAACTGCTCCTTTTATTATTTAGATGTTTAGGTGTTGCTGTAGATTTATTGATAAAGTACACATGCATTGACTATATTTTTTCAAATCCCCCTGTCCGTAGGCGGCGGGCGAGACTACTCCAGTCTCCACTAGTACTTATTAGACTGTCCAGGTGTAGATGGCATTCCAGATCCCAATTTTGATATCCTGTAGTCTTCCAAAGATTATTACATCTTCTGCAATGAGCAGTAGTAACGGAAATGTCAGTAGCCCTAAGCAAGCTTTCAGACGCCATCACCAGTAATCCCCACAGGAGCAGGACCCATCGACGAAATGGTGGAACCTGCTCCTGTCCCTGAACACAATCTTCCTGCCGGTGATCTTGGATATCAGCTTCAACACCGCATGGCAGTCGGAGCAAGCCCGGAGGTTCTTGACAATCTTGATCGCCGTCCCAGGCGGCGTGCTTATAAGCCCAAATGAaacggcgagcttctcgctgtgGACAGCGAGCACCTTCTCCTTCGTCGCCTCATCCAGGTCGTGCAGAACCAGCTCGGTTTGCGGGGCATGCCCATGCTCCTTGGCAAGTCCATTCATCTCTTCTAGCTTGGCATAAATTTCATCGGTGCGGGGGTGGCTCATGTCCCCAGCAACGAACTCGTACACCTGGCGCCCGACCTCGATGGAGCTGCACCCAGGCTCCTTGTGGATGCCGCTAGCCTTCATCATCGACCGCACCCTCCCCACTTCTTGCCACTTTCCAACAGCTGCATAGATGTTGGACAGGAGGATGTACATCCCGGAGTTGGCAAGCCCCCTGGCAACAAGGTAGTCAGCAATCCGCTGGCCTAACGCCAAGTTCTTGTGAAGCCGGCATGCAGCAAGCAGTGACACCCACATGACGGCGTCAGGCTTCATCTTCACGCTCTGGGCAAGATCAAATGCTTCTTCGATGAGCCCCGCTCGACCGAGAAGGTCCACCATGCAACCGTAGTGCTCAATCTTGGGCTCAATACCGTACTCCTGCTCCATGGACTTGAACAACTTGCGGCCTTCAGCAACTAGCCCGGAATGGCTGCAAGCATGGAGCAAACCAATGAAGGTGATATCGGTCGGCAGGAGACCCTGTGCCCGCAACTGAAAGAACATCTCCAGCGCCTCTCTGCTATGCCCGTGCATCGCGTAACCGTTGATCATGGCGTTCCAGGCAACAATGTCTTTGTCGGTGAGGCCATCGAACACGACGACGGCATCCTCCAGGCTCCCACACTTGTAGTACATGTCAATGAGCGCCGTG from Phragmites australis chromosome 14, lpPhrAust1.1, whole genome shotgun sequence includes these protein-coding regions:
- the LOC133891328 gene encoding pentatricopeptide repeat-containing protein ELI1, chloroplastic-like; this encodes MPAAAAPTRHSSASGQHGALTADRAAALLAGCACPRRASELHAAAVRAGVDRDRAVDFRLQRAYAASGRLDLAVALLRRTPDPTAVFYTSTIHAHSSRGLHLAALALLSDMLSQGLLPTAHTLSASLPACSGLALGRALHGYAFKLALSADSYVATALLGMYARAGDAAAARALFDGMLDPHVVSVTAMLTCYAKMGALDDARNLFDGLPTKDFICWNAMIDGYTQHGRPDEALRLFRRMLRSGVEPDEVSVVLALSAVAQLGTAESGKWLHSYVKNSPRARLNARVGTALIDMYYKCGSLEDAVVVFDGLTDKDIVAWNAMINGYAMHGHSREALEMFFQLRAQGLLPTDITFIGLLHACSHSGLVAEGRKLFKSMEQEYGIEPKIEHYGCMVDLLGRAGLIEEAFDLAQSVKMKPDAVMWVSLLAACRLHKNLALGQRIADYLVARGLANSGMYILLSNIYAAVGKWQEVGRVRSMMKASGIHKEPGCSSIEVGRQVYEFVAGDMSHPRTDEIYAKLEEMNGLAKEHGHAPQTELVLHDLDEATKEKVLAVHSEKLAVSFGLISTPPGTAIKIVKNLRACSDCHAVLKLISKITGRKIVFRDRSRFHHFVDGSCSCGDYW